Part of the Triticum urartu cultivar G1812 chromosome 2, Tu2.1, whole genome shotgun sequence genome, AGTTCAGCACGTACTCCACTAGCCGCATTATGGGATCGAGGGAATTGGAATTTCTCGATCGGCATGCATGTGAATCATGCATAGTTCAGCACTCCACTTCTACACGGTCTTCTTTTTATTGCAACTTGTTACAAAGAGACAGCTCCAGAGAGCTGTTGATTGTCCACTATTAACAGCGAGACCGCGGCAAGGCGTACTATAATCAAGGAGGCTATCGAGCAACCAAAATGCACCATCAACTTGCTTGATGGTTTGATAGTGTAATAAGCACAGATGTCAGTGTAGCGAATTGCATCGTCAGCTTGGGAATCAGAATTTCTCGATCGGCATGCATGTGAATCATGCATCGTTCAGCACTCCACTACGACTACACGGTCTTCTTCTGGTCGATCGCATTCCCAAGTGGATGGACCGCCCTCTTTTTATTGCAACTTGCTCCAATGAGACGCCACCAGCTACTGTTTTTTTTCCGAAAAAGATGATGACCCCCGGCTTCTGCATCTGAAAGATGCATACGGTCATTTTATTGATTATTCTTGAGAACCTTACAAAGTATAACAACAATAGGCATGAATCCGCCATCTTGACAGCATCTGCCGTTACTCCTATCCAAATGATAAAGAGGTGCAAGCTGGACCACATACTCATACCTCTCACTTAAGCCTAACATCTAAAACCGAAGGCCCCGACCGAGCCATCTGCCGGGTCCGGGGCTCAAACCGGTCTGACACACTCACATGTGTCATCGCCGCCATCTTCCACTGGTCCATCTTCAGAGCAGATTGAGGTGACAACCTTGGCAGGTCCTCCGTCATCGACGCCTCCACGACGCCAAACGACGACCTCCACCTACGCGAGCCTTGGCAGGTCCTCCGCCAttgacgccaccacgacgccaacCGACGACCTCCACCTACGCGACTCCATCTCCAAGCAACGGGCATAAATCCATGCTAGGAAAGGGCCGCACCACCGCTGTCGCCCACCACCAACAAGCGCCACCCAACCCCAAGGTTCCAAAagcgacgccttcaagaagggaacgacgtcgtgagcaccgccgccgcccaacaGAGTTAGGGCTTTCGCCCGGGAAACCTAGGGGAAGGTGAAGTGAGGAGATTAGTCCATACCGATGCCTCCAAGGAGGGAAACGGCGCCCTGAGGCGTCGCCGTCGGCGCGGCCGGTCATGGCCGGCCAGGGATTTCGCCCGAACTAGATCTTCGCCACCAGCAGCACCTCCTGTACAGAACCGGCGACCAAGAGGAAGCGCGGCCCGACCTGGCTGGCTCGCACACCGAACAAGGAAGGAAGGGACGCGCCAGATCGCGCACACCGACCGCCGCATAATCCGCTGCCGGCCGCCAACGACCACCGGATCCGGCTGTCCGCGCGGCCGGGACACCGGATCCATCACCCGCACGGCTGTTAGCCGGCCGTGCCTTGCCAATGGAGCCGCCGCTCCAGATCCGGAGTTCCCCATACATGAGCAGGGCAACCGAGGCCCTGCCGCCACAATCCTGACGCCCCGGGCTTGCCCGATGGCTGTCTCAGACGGCGGCGAGGGATGAAGGAGGGGAAGGGGTGAGGAGGAGTGACGGCTAGGGTTGGGAGGAGgagtggcggctagggttgggagCAAACCACCAGCTACTGGTAAATGCACCGGGCCGGGCTACAGAGAGCGGTTGATTGTCCACTATTAACAGCGAGACCGCGGCAAGGCATCCTATAATCAAGGCGACCATCGAACAACCAAATTGCATCATCAACTTGCTTCATGATCTGAGTAGAATATAATAAGCACAGATGTCAGTGTAGCGAATTGCATCGTTGGGGTTCGTAATTTGCTATTCCTCCGTTTTATGCATGCATGCCGAGAGCGTCCGATCTACCAAATCTTAGGATCGTCACATGACATGAGTATACGCCAGGCACCGCATCCAGGAACGTTCACATCCACATGTGTGACACGTTTCCATGCGTGGTGGGGCATCCGGCACGGGGTgcgtagtactccctccatttcaaaatATAATGTGCTCACGCTTTCCGAAATcgaactttgaccataaatttaatgAACGAGACAgactgcggcgggagaaaaagttacataattaaaaacttctttcgaatacgaattcactgatataacttttgcccccgccgcaatcggtcttgatagttaaatttacggtcaaagttgaagcacgtgGATAGTGAaagcactacattatggaatggagggagtagggCTGGGTCAGCGTAGCCATCCCATACTATGATGATGCCTGGTCATGATGATACTATACGTGTGCTTTGTCATTATGATCGAAACACTTCATGGTACTCCATCCGTTTTTTTAGTCTACATTTTTTTCGAAGTTAAATTATATAAAGTTTGATCAACTTTACAAAAACAGGCACCGACATCTATAATATTAAAGTTATAAATGAAAATTAAATTCATGACACTTTTAATGATATTAATTTTGTATTGttgatgttgatattttttctataaagttggccAAACTTTATGAAATTTAACTTCAGACTCTTATATGTAGAGTAAAAGGGACAGAAGGAAGTACCACGCCGCAGAGTACTAAACATAGATAAAATTTAGTTGTTCAGTGAAAAATTAAGTAAGGGAAGCACATCAATGAAGTAACAGATAACTGAATGTGCATGTGAGGCCCAAACAAAGTTTTCCACAGCCGCGGGCAGGGCAGGGTTGTCCCTAGCATTACGAAGGTCGCAGTGCGAATTAGCCACAATGAACCTAACAAGTACAATAGAGTAAAATAAATACTTTCATTGGTAAGGCATAAACATCAAAATTATAATTATTATTTTTGCGCGGGGGATCAAAATTATAATTTAATTAGCAAATAAAGTATTTTTTAAGAACAACCACTACAACAATACCCCACCTGTAGCAACGCATTTTTCCGTATCTATAAGTCCATATATGCGTTGTAACTGTCTTTACCAACCGTTTGGGATGCATAGCCTTATCCAGTGTTGCTAGCGCATAATGCAACGCTTATACCGCCGTTAGTAAAAGGGGCCGTTGCAAGAGTACAACACATAAAGCCAACCTTTACAACAGTTTTATATGTTGGTGCTTAATGTACACGAATCCAAATCTCATTTCTGGCAACTAGGAATTTTCAACGCTTCATGTTTTGTTACATATATAATGTAAATTATATAACAATTAAATTAATGCTCAACATAACAGTGATAATTATGTATATGAAGTgtggaaaaaaaataaaagaataTACTCATTAGAGAAAGAAATCATATATTGGATAAAGCTGTTGGATTACAATGGTTGATATTACAAGGGAAACATCATCGAAATGTGATGCATAACCTAAATATTTTCTTGACAGCGAAACTTAAATAAAAAGCATCCTTCAACATCCCTACAACTTAACTAAACTTAACCGGGGAACACCATCAGACAGACACATCATCCCTACAACTTAACTAAAACTGATAGcatccatcatcatcatcatggaACGGAACATCATTATCATCATGAAACGGAACATCATCATCATTGCAATATACTTGCCACGCACCATTATAATCATCCATATATCTTTTGAATCTACAAAGAAAATAACAAAATGAACTGTTAATACACAATGCATTGACATGATGAATGTAGTGATAGAGGCAGCAGGATGTTAGGCACGTATGTACAAAGGTTGAAGGCTATGCAATCTTTTTTTTTTCTGCATTATCGAGAGTATTGCAGCTTTTGCGACTCCATACCGAATCTTCAGTTTTCACAAGTGCCATATCGACATGCACTACCAAGAATTCATTTGTAATTTTAGCATCATCAAGTTTAAATTTAGGATCACAACTTACAACTATAGCAAGAGCTACGTCCCTATTATGATTGTGAAAAGATACCGGCATGAGTGTTAGTTGTCATTGATGACTAATCACGACGCCACAATATACGACACAGCCTGCAGAAAAACATGGCTTAATAAAATTATATGGAGAGTAGCCTAAGTGCTGATGTGCATTCAAGGGCAATTGTGAGTGACAGTACCACTTCTTTTCTCTTCTCCATTTAGTTAGCAAACTGAACTAAAAAGGTTTTAGTGATCTGAAACCAAAACATTTAGCTCTAGTTGGTTTCAGTCATCCAACAGGAAACAAACAAACCTAAAGGTGCCCACCACGCTTTGGAACAAAACTACAGCCTCAAATCCACTGAAACGAATTTACATAGTTATCACCAGCCTAGAGATCCATTGCTAATTCTGTACACCTACAGTCAAACTGTTTTGTGTGAACCAACAgaattatttattgctaaataAATCCACTGACCTACAGTCCCAAATGCTATAAATTGGCATGGACAGCAGCATAGAACCTAGCACTGCTCAATGGTCGTGGACACATTGAGCAGTACCACGGTAGGGAGAGGGAGAGAGTATACCTTCCATGGCACCGTCCATGACTTGCTCCACGAACTCGACTTGCTCCATGGAGTCGCCGTACATCGAGTTGGTGCGTGTAGCTTCAAAACCAAGGGAAAAAGGTTACAGGTGTCTCATGCATCTCTAGAACAGTGCAAAAGAAGTAAACTTCATCAAGATCAATCCGTACATAATAAAAGAAGAGCAACCTATCCTGTTCTATATGTACTAGTTACTACCTTGGCAACTTTACATCTGGCTAAATGAATTTATCCCTGAGTTAGCTAGACTAGTCATTAAGCCGTGCTTCTGCATAGGCTAGACAGTTTTAGTTTACCATATATAAGTGGAACATATTTATGTGATAAAAAAATATTAGAACCATAAATTTTAAAAGAAGCATACTTTTGACTAACTGAGAAATATTACATGTGATATTGTGTTGGCTTCCATGTGGCTAAAGTAAATTTAATTTTAGTGAAGGCATTTGTACATACTATTTATCATTCCTATAAATAAAGTTTCCAAATTATAATTTGTATGAAAAAGTCAGGAACCTAAGGCTAGAAAATATATAGAGGATATTGGTGAATGTTCTGATTTCCTTTAATTACATAGCAGGAGTCTAAATCTTGTGTGCTCCTAATATTAGCTATCTGGAAACCCCAAATGCATCCCATGCTTTAGTGATTTCGGTTAAGAAAAGGAAACCACAGTTTCTAGTTAACAAACAAAACTAAAGCTGATGTACATGAATATCTGTCTTGTATATATACAAGGCGTCATTAAGAAATGTTTTCTGAAATAAACACGTACATCATTCAAATCTTCTACATAATATACACATCAAATGATCATGTAGAGCCACCTATAAACATCAAAGTGAAATGCTTGCTGGAGGCAGAAGCAGCGGCGAAGCCAGCCTCGGGGATCTGTGGGGTCAGTGGTAATTTTGTTGATTATTTTTTTCACAATGAACAGTAATTGTACAGTGTTTTACGGCTGTTTTTCACAAAAGTTGTGGGGTCAGCTGACCCCACAGCTTACACATAGCTTCGCCACTGGGCAGAAGTGCAGCACTACTGTTTGGAACTTTGATTATGTGGTGCTGCTGGAGGTGATCAGAGCTGCAGACCACCCCAACTGGATGCTTTCCTTTCACTCCCTGCAACACAATCGAGTCAAGAGGAGTACTCATCAATACACGCGTACAAAACATATCTTTTTCTAGATAAAAAAATAGTGATCAAGTCAATTGCATAGTTCTTTCTTCTGTTATGACCTTAAAGGGTGGAGAATAGAAAACGAATCGCCACACGGCCAGTTCCATCACTCAACAGCCTTGGCGCCAAAGACGCTTGCGGCCGCCTAATCGCTTCAAACTACCATCGCTACACCTCCGCCGCCACATGGACTATCGTTAGATTTATTTAGTAATTAGCCTAAAAGAACATATTTTGGATTTTTGCATTGTAAAATCCTTAATAGTACGTAGAATATTATAGATTGCAAAAGAAAAGGATTGGGGCCTTGGGGAATACTGTAATTAGACTCCGACCTGATTCCTAACCATATACTTGGTGTTTTCTGTACAAATTACCTCAACCACACTGGTTGCTGCTCCAAGACGACGTAGATGGGCTTCAGAATAGCTTACTAGAAAGACAATCGCTCCCTACAATGTTGTTGCCCTAGAAAGAATATGCAACTCGGGGTTAATTTGAAGCCACTACTGGTCCTGATGTGCTACGAACCAGAGCAGAGGGGAGGAGTGGACCAACTCACCCGAGGCCAGAGGAGCAGGAGGAAGCTCCATGGCTGCTTTGTCCCGAGCAGCTGCAAGGATGTCCACCGGCGGTTCCTCCCTGCACGTGTACAGAAGAAGAGAAGAGCAGGTTAGagaaagggggagagagagaggatgAAGCCAGGGGAGGGGATGCACTCACCGGACGGGAGGTGGACGACGGCCACCGGAGCCGACGCCTGAAACCCTAATAGCCATGGGCGGAGGGTCGCGGGCGGGCTTTGGTGACCGCGAGCGCCGTATCTAACCGGATGGGAGGGAGCCGCGGTGCGAGGGCGCCTCAGGCTGTGCTTCACGGTGGCGGGGTTCGCCGAACGTCGCCTGAGTCAACCGCCGCAGGTGGCGCAGAAGGAGCCGCGTGAAGAGAGGGAGATGGGACGCGAGAGGGATGAGTGGGTGGGGATTGGGCGGATCCGGCAGCCACTGGAGCGGCGAGGTGGGAGGAGCGGAAGGGGAGGGCCGGCGGCGAGGTGGGTCGGAGGAGGGATACGAGGCGATGGATGGCGGCGATTTGGGAGAGATGAGGGGAATCCAGGACTCTGTTTCTCGtgcgtctctctctctccttttctctgtttttttcatatatgtaccATGAAAGGGTCATGAGCTGTAACTTTACAACGCATATGCTCCAACCCTTATATACGTATCTATTATGAATTTTGCAACATATAGTCAAACTGTTGTAGAGTTTTTGTTGCTTTATAAGGGGTATCCTTGTAGTGAACGCTAACACCCACACGTGTGGTGGGAGCCAAACCCGCGCACACGCCCTATAACACATAGACTGCGCCACGTCACCGCATGCACGCATgtggaaatctttttggattttcaaTTTTTAAAATGGTTTATCTCTTAAATAAAAAATTCGATTGAAgatccgttttcaccattaaatctCTCGCGATGAGATCTTGGAAACTAGATCTCATATCAATATATTTCGACGAATTTTTTTTGTTAAAAGTTGCCATGTCTATTGCATATGAATTGCCATGATATTTACACTgaagttgccatgatatgtttTAGCTATTTTCTTTTATATTTAAAATTAAATTTTAACATATTATAAAACGGGGAATTAAGAAACTAGACTTGCCATGAACAataaactaaaattgccatgatacCTGCACTTAAAATTGCCATGGTTCATACAAAAATTAATTTTTATGGTCAAAGTACTGAATTGCCATCATAAAAAAAACTAAAATTACCATGCTCTACAAACTAAAATTGCCACATTGCAACTTTAGTTTAAGCACTATAGCAATTACAGTGTAAACATCATGACAACTTTTGGGCAAAAAAAATAATTCATCGAAACATATAAACATGGAGtttagttttgaagatctcgttGAGATGGATTTAATGATGAAAACAGATTTTTAATTCGATTTTGTAATTAGGACATAAAACATTTTTAAGCCGAAACCAAAAAGATCCTTGCTGTTGTCATCTGTTCATACGTGGCAAAATGAGTGATGATGAAGGCATGTAGGCGATGTGCAGGatgccacacgtgtgggcgttagttttttgttttttaatATAGTACAGACGCATGCGCTTATGTgtacgcgcatacactcatccctatgaacaCACATGCACACTCTATCCCTATTAGCATTTTTGAGAGACTAAGCCGGCATATCATTTTGAGATTGACGCGCGTAGGTGGCTCCTCCCGGGATGCCGTTCCAACCTCAGTGCCGACGCTAGGGAGCTTGTCCAGGTATCACCATGTGTTCGCCTTCTTCTACCTCTTTTGTCTCTACCCATCTGTTTGTTTGTTCGTTTTTCTTTTGGGCGGCATGGTGGTAAGTGGATCAGGAACAAGACAGAAATAAACACAGCCGTTGATAGAAAATTTTCCGTGGTGATTGAGCAACTAGTCTTTTCTAGAATAGAaaagagaggaagagagagatcAAAGTGAGTGGAAAGGGGGAGAAAATGAAGCAACTGTCCGTGGATGAAACGGCTCGCCTTGAAGGAAGGAAGATGAATCTCATCGTTTCAAGTCCAAGGTTGGTTTGTTTCTTTGGCCCTGtgtttctctctttctttctttctttctttctttcttaaATAAGATGAGATGAGAAAACAGCAACAATAGGAAAAAAAGGCAGACTAGAGCAGAGCAAGAAAATAAAAACAGAGAAACCCAAGCTAGGAGCCTTTGATTTGCCTTGCCTCATGTACGCGCACGATTCTTTTAAAGAAGttctttttttggattttttttagTGATCACTTGTACCTAGTTATTCACATTTGCTTTAGCCGAGTGCTATCCCTTGTAGTTATTGTATTTTTGTTGGAGAAATCAATATTTTTCTCCTTGCATTTCGAAAAATGTGGAAACATTGTATTTGTAATATTCCATTTTTATTTGTTGTTTTACCTATACTTCTTGGTGTTCAAATGAAAAACTTGGTCTGCTACACTTTTTTTCCCTGAGTTTCTACCAATTTCTTGCATTTTTTTCTTACTTTTCGTATTGCCGGTCTACTAGAACTTTGCTGATCTACTAGAACTTTGTTCGTTGTGGTTGCCCATACGAACGGCAACTGCCGCTGCGACCGACTATTCCATATCGATCGGGGAAGAGGTTAAATTGCAGGAGCAGACCATGTCCATGACCGGCAACCCCGGCGGTGCTGAGTGGCCTGACCGCATCGGCGCCACACATCTCCCACTACCTCATCAACACCATCCCTTGTGATGCCCAACCAGAGCTCCCTGCCTGGATCTGCATCTAGCATGCCCTGCCCACCCACCCAACGATATGCGTGTGCTATTGTTGATAATACCACAAACATTTCCAACCCATGTGCCTGTGTATTATCGGACGAAAAGAACACGTTTCACATGTGAAACGCGTGTGTGATAGAAATACCTAGCGCACACACTTATGAAATGGACACATTGGCGATACTAGAGGCACCACACACATTTTGTAGTTTTTTACTATGTGGGATATTGTACCTATCGCAAACAAATCGATAGATTAAATGTTTGTGATATCCATCTTTTGCACATGAGTATCTCTAAATAATTGTTTGGGATGCCTGGCGGATTGCAAACATAATGTGAAGTTGTACGTGTGGGATAGTCCACGACTTCGCATACGATTACTTTAGAAAATCGTCACCAACCGCTCGACCTATCCTAGATGATTTATCTGGGTCATGTGTGATGGACCCCCTTATCGCCCACACATGCAAAACCACGGTTTATAACTTGTCTAAAAAATGGggtaaaaaccgtttgtataagAGTTCATGTACCAGTGTTTCTTTGTACTATTGGTAATTACTGTAGATATAAATAAtctaaaattaattttatttcacCATCAATTTATTGTATGTAATTACTATAAATGTACTAGATCCGTAATTTGCAAATTAATTTAAGTCATTTTAGGCTTAGAGATATGTATTGAAAGAAGTCAAGTTAAGTTATTGTAACTTCTCTAACTTTTCTTCTGTATGTTAGAGGATCTAGTTGCCTCGTGGGTGTGTTAACGAGTTACTCTAGAATCATGTTGTCTTTACATTCCTTTCGTTCCCTAATTTATGTTTTCATTGCTCAAGAAATAAAATTATTTTCCATGCGTTCCCGGCAAGCAAGCTAGATAATCCTGCTATGAtatgataattatttttgttaAGATAATAAATGCATGCTTGAATGCCAATGATTGCTTTGCTTGGCATATAATTGTAAGATACATGTACTCAATCATAAATAACTATTGAGTAAATACAATTTGATAAAGTGCACACCGGGGGATGGCAGCTAATGCCCTCTTTCTACCCCATAACAGTATTAATGTTATGttctgcatatcatattttttttgTTCGTTTGACCACCCAAACGGACAAAAGGCCAATAGCCCAAAAGAAATACCAATTGTATTGAACGAGAACAAATGCACGTGCTAAACTATTATGTCCTTTGTTTAATACATTCTTTACTTTTTTTATAAAGGACATTTTCACTCAATCGACTTGATATTACCAAACTAAGTGAATGCCCGGCATCTGCATAGCACGATGCACACAAACATGTCCAATAGAACAGGACCAAAA contains:
- the LOC125538219 gene encoding uncharacterized protein LOC125538219, with the translated sequence MANFAAQLRDRFFGLVDRVAGCGRSGVREEAPKSAPAPAVQEVIDMPGIHLVWRRSANPATVKHSLRRPRTAAPSHPVRYGARGHQSPPATLRPWLLGFQASAPVAVVHLPSGRNRRWTSLQLLGTKQPWSFLLLLWPRGVKGKHPVGVVCSSDHLQQHHIIKVPNSSAALLPSGEAMYPRGWLRRCFCLQQAFHFDVYSYTHQLDVRRLHGASRVRGASHGRCHGRFKRYMDDYNGAWQVYCNDDDVPFHDDNDVPFHDDDDGCYQF